Below is a window of Sporosarcina ureae DNA.
CAGCTAGACCACAGCCATATCGATTATCCCACGCTTTGGCCATAATCTTCTTTGGATTTGCCATCGGTGTGAACGGACAAATCGGCAAGATCTGCTGGCCCGGACGAATTCCGAAACTCTCTGCATCCGCTTTATCATCTGCGCCTACATCGATCAGCATATTTTTGATATCCATCGGTTTACTGCGCTCTGCATCACTTAATAAGTGTGGCGGAATCGATCCAATGACTCCCGGAATTTCTGTATCTTCCGTGATGATCTGGACTCGTTGCGCAAGTAGGACTTGGTTCCACCAGCCACCTAACGGCTGAAAACGAAGCATACCATTATCTGTAATACCCGTTACCATAAAACCGACTTCATCCATATGTCCGGCAACCATGATCTTCGGTTGATCTTCTTTTCCGTGGCGAACGCCAAAGATTCCACCCAAACCATCTTGAATAATCTCATCCGAATTTTGTGCCAACTGCTCACGCATAAAAGCCCGGACACGGTATTCATTACCTGGTGCGCCCGGAAGTTCAGTCAGTGTACGAAATAACTCTAATGTCTCTTTTTTCATCTAAATCCCTCACTTTTTCAGTCTATTCGTATTATATCCAGTAACCAAACAGATGAAAACTAATTAGGTTAACAATCTGCTTTACACAAAGGTGCCATATTTTACCGATTACTCAAGCAAGAAAAGCTTTTGAATCGCCATGCCCTTTTAAACTATGTTACACTATAAGAAAAGATTTGCGAAGGAGGCTGCACTTAGCCATGAGAGTAAAAGAATTTGTTGCTGGAATTTTAACCGGAGTTGCTGCAGGCGTAGTAGTGAATGAGGCTTTTAACCGTTATAACGAAGAAGTACCAGCTGATAACGTACTTAAAAAAGTAAAAGACGCATTTAAAGAAGAAGGCCCAATCGACGGTTCTTGGATCGTAATGAAGCCAGAACCTTACACAAACCATGTCATCTCTATGGACGTTTACCGTGGTGGCGTTTCACGTATGAAAGACGGCAAACTAGAGCAATATGAATTCGCAGCAGATGCGAAAACAGGCACTGTCGTAGAGCTAGTTCGCCAGTAATCAGTATTTAACTATAAGAAAAGAGGCTATCCGAGAAGTATCTACTTCTCGCGATAGTCTCTTTTTTAAAAAGGTGTTTTACATACAGAAAAAGACAAACCCCGCGTATATGGGATCTGTCTCTAGGACTTAATTTTTTAACAATGCATAAACGTTCAAATTTCAGAAGATGACACCAGTTGATCGTAAGTGTAAGGTGGCGACTCCTAGTGGATCAGCGTGAGCCTTGAGACCCCGCAGGAACGAAGTGACGAGGTGGCTCAAGCCCCGCCCACAGGAAAGCGTCCGCCTGGAACGTCGATCAACTGCACCTCCCCATTTCAATCACTTGAACTTGAACTCAACCCTTACCGAGAACGAGGCAAGCTATCCACAATCTTCTTTCCATCCTCACTAAACTTTGCCATGCGATACACAGCATCATGATAGAAAATAAAACCATATTCATTTGGAAGCGCTTCCTTCATAATGCGCTCTTTCGCAAAAATCGAGTCCATCGGATAATCATCATAAGCTAGTACCCACAACGGGTTCGTGTGCGCATGCGTCGGCATAATATCCGCCATATGAATGAGTGTCTCGCCGTCCTGTTCTAACTTAATCACACTATGACCATCACTATGACCGCCAGTATGTATCATTTTTATGCCCGGCACTACATCGATTTCATCTTCAAACGTTGTCACTTGTCCTTGAATCGGCTCCCAGTTTTCTTTCCAGTACGTATTTCGGGAACGAATATTCGGTTCTCTCATTTCATCCCACTCGACTTGTGAAGTGTAGATCTTGGCATTTTTAAACACTGAAACGAGCTGATCGCCTTCCCACTGCGTCAAACCTGCCGCATGGTCATTGTGAAGATGGGACATCAACACAACATCGATATCATCTGGCGTCATACCTAGTTCTTCCAAGCTTTCTTCTACACGTGTTTCAGCACGCACACCCAAATTGCGCTTTTTCTTCTCGTCCAACTTACCCTTACCTATACCTGAATC
It encodes the following:
- a CDS encoding YtnP family quorum-quenching lactonase; the encoded protein is MDQLTFHDMKLTWLDGGVNYLDGGTMFGVVPKALWSRRYEADENNLIELRTDPILIQYEGKNYLIDSGIGKGKLDEKKKRNLGVRAETRVEESLEELGMTPDDIDVVLMSHLHNDHAAGLTQWEGDQLVSVFKNAKIYTSQVEWDEMREPNIRSRNTYWKENWEPIQGQVTTFEDEIDVVPGIKMIHTGGHSDGHSVIKLEQDGETLIHMADIMPTHAHTNPLWVLAYDDYPMDSIFAKERIMKEALPNEYGFIFYHDAVYRMAKFSEDGKKIVDSLPRSR
- a CDS encoding M42 family metallopeptidase, which gives rise to MKKETLELFRTLTELPGAPGNEYRVRAFMREQLAQNSDEIIQDGLGGIFGVRHGKEDQPKIMVAGHMDEVGFMVTGITDNGMLRFQPLGGWWNQVLLAQRVQIITEDTEIPGVIGSIPPHLLSDAERSKPMDIKNMLIDVGADDKADAESFGIRPGQQILPICPFTPMANPKKIMAKAWDNRYGCGLAVELLQEVKNETLPNTLYSGATVMEEVGLRGAQTAARMIDPDLFFALDASPANDASGNKKEFGQLGQGALLRIMDRSMITHRGMREFVLDTAETHNIPYQYFVSQGGTDAGQVHVANNGVPSAVIGICSRYIHTAASIIHTDDYAAAKELITKLVKACDKTTVETLKQNS